In a single window of the Pocillopora verrucosa isolate sample1 chromosome 4, ASM3666991v2, whole genome shotgun sequence genome:
- the LOC131794717 gene encoding ER membrane protein complex subunit 2-like, which translates to MADEVIDIEVARQKMRQWRDEPLRNSEEVTEFGECLIFEHGNKLGDELWTIYEQVFLASIDCRKMDLATMCLRELKSQFPNSVRVKKLNAMRLESFDKYDEAEQIYEKILEAEPANGAVRKRLIAILKAQNKVGEAVKVLNEYLKKFMSDQEAWNELVELYISQQDYKKAKFCMEELILINPHNHLFHQRHAEILYTLGGNENVEKARKYFAQALKLDNNNMRALFGFFMASAHLANASKDVKAKKENSKFAAWAATQISERYQSVNQAHEEEGFLELENMLDSLQIAIPQNISSQRLGDN; encoded by the coding sequence atggcggacgaaGTAATCGACATTGAAGTCGCCAGGCAAAAAATGAGACAATGGCGCGATGAACCTCTTCGAAACAGTGAAGAGGTCACTGAATTTGGCGAATGTCTTATTTTCGAGCATGGAAATAAACTTGGAGACGAGCTGTGGACGATCTATGAGCAAGTATTCTTGGCTTCGATCGACTGTCGAAAAATGGATTTGGCGACCATGTGCTTGAGGGAACTCAAATCACAATTTCCTAATAGCGTACGAGTCAAAAAACTCAATGCAATGCGCCTGGAATCGTTTGATAAATACGACGAAGCCGAACAGATTTATGAGAAGATTCTGGAGGCCGAACCAGCGAACGGTGCAGTCCGTAAAAGGCTGATCGCCATCCTCAAGGCGCAGAACAAGGTTGGGGAAGCAGTTAAAGTGTTGAACGAATATTTGAAGAAGTTCATGAGTGATCAAGAGGCGTGGAATGAGTTAGTTGAGCTCTACATCTCACAGCAGGATTACAAAAAGGCGAAGTTCTGCATGGAAGAATTGATCTTAATAAATCCTCACAACCATCTGTTCCATCAGAGGCATGCCGAAATCCTGTATACCCTTGGGGGAAACGAAAACGTGGAAAAGGCAAGGAAATACTTCGCACAAGCTCTCAAACTCGATAATAACAACATGAGGGCTCTGTTTGGCTTTTTCATGGCCTCTGCTCATTTAGCAAATGCCTCCAAAGATGTTAAGGCCAAGAAGGAAAATTCTAAATTCGCTGCCTGGGCGGCAACACAGATAAGTGAGAGGTATCAGAGTGTGAACCAAGCCCACGAAGAGGAGGGTTTTTTAGAACTAGAGAACATGCTAGACTCTCTACAGATTGCCATTCCGCAGAATATTTCTTCACAGCGACTTGGTGACAATTAG
- the LOC131794684 gene encoding histamine H2 receptor: MNHINDSNSTDNNGKEDPFNSDPTVPFINYGLLSFFIILANSLILLLIWRKRRLRTTSNMILTSLAVSDLLTGLIAVPMVIVCSAVQRFEVCLPMDISNRFLAFSSVGHLTFLSIDRYIRVTKLLQYPSIVTEERLRCALASVWMFALLASMIQLSWILHPTMAEDTVNRFDLGYDFFHMAALVVVPLLVMSAIYTKLFTFLRRQSNEIHSELTKGSGSQVNKGRRQVNEKKIATIFIAMMAVFIVGLFFYFMWAIMNDLHAIGQHSMSPKAANAIVATIVFLRFLTALCNPLLCTFMKQDFRDALKSFVTGLRRSDTARLNSFSSRARAVSSVYSSRE, translated from the coding sequence ATGAACCACATCAATGACAGCAACTCAACTGACAACAATGGGAAGGAAGACCCGTTCAATAGCGACCCGACAGTGCCGTTCATTAACTACGGCTTGCTCTCGTTTTTCATCATCCTCGCAAACAGTCTAATCCTGCTGCTCATCTGGCGCAAACGGCGACTGCGCACCACATCCAACATGATTCTTACAAGTCTCGCAGTAAGTGACCTTCTAACAGGTTTGATAGCGGTGCCAATGGTTATTGTCTGCTCAGCCGTTCAGCGTTTCGAAGTATGTCTCCCTATGGATATCTCCAACCGCTTTCTGGCTTTCTCGTCCGTGGGCCACCTTACTTTCTTATCTATCGACCGTTATATAAGAGTAACCAAGCTTCTGCAGTACCCGTCCATCGTAACAGAAGAGAGACTTCGTTGTGCTCTGGCTTCTGTCTGGATGTTCGCGCTGCTGGCCTCAATGATACAGCTTAGCTGGATTCTGCACCCCACGATGGCTGAGGACACAGTGAATCGTTTTGACCTCGGATACGACTTCTTTCACATGGCTGCCCTAGTCGTGGTTCCCTTACTTGTGATGAGCGCCATTTATACCaaacttttcactttccttCGAAGGCAAAGCAACGAGATCCACAGCGAACTTACCAAGGGCTCGGGATCTCAGGTCAACAAAGGCAGACGACAAGTAAACGAGAAGAAAATCGCAACGATCTTCATCGCCATGATGGCGGTGTTCATCGTTGGactatttttctattttatgtGGGCAATTATGAATGATCTGCACGCCATAGGGCAGCATAGTATGTCGCCAAAGGCAGCTAACGCAATAGTCGCCACTATCGTTTTCCTTCGCTTCTTGACAGCGTTGTGCAATCCGCTCCTCTGTACTTTCATGAAGCAGGACTTTCGCGACGCTTTAAAATCTTTCGTGACTGGACTAAGGCGCTCGGATACAGCGAGACTGAACAGCTTTTCATCGAGAGCGCGTGCAGTAAGTTCAGTTTATAGTAGTAGGGAGTGA